The window TAACAGCCAGCGGCATTGATTTGGAGAACAGCTATTAAATAAAATTCCACGGGTGTTGTCTGTTGTTTATTGGCTTaggcaaagctgtgctgcaatACCACGCTGATAATAAAAACCTAAATGTGGTTTCTGGAACGTATATAGAGATGTACCCAGGTAATCCTTCAAAAATAGCTTGGTCCCTCTTGATATTCTAAAACTGAGGTTGATCCCACATCCATCACTGAATGCAGCCCTGTGTCTCTGCATGCTACAACGCTTCACGTGGCAGATGCCTGTGAATAGCTCTGTATAAGCCTCTCAAAACAAGATAATGGATTTCTAAAAAACAGAGATAAAGCTAAACAAGAAGTTTCTTAATGTAATAATAGCAACAAAGAACATGACTTGGCAATGCAGCGTTTACAGTAAGTAGtgtaatatttatttacaatGTAGtagtaatgtttttttctcttccccacaAGTCGTCATCACTTTGCATGGCTGGCGTTCATGCGGGCGTCGTGTCAAATACTCTGGGTGGCCAAATTAACGTTGTAATCAGCAAAGGCATTCCGTACTATGAAGGCTCCCTGGCTAACAATGTCACCTCAAAAGTGTAAGTGTACCTTTTACATCCTCCTTATTTTTAGCACCTTAAGTTTTGGTGGTGCCTCATCCCAGGAGTAACTTCAGCAAGTGGAGCTACATCTGTGAAGTTTTCACAGTTCTGTGGTGTGGTTCTTCTACCTGATAATTTTTGAACCTCTAGACCATAAAGATTAATTTTACAAATTCTAAAAGGAACTTTTGTCTTCCAAAATGTACGTCGTGACCATAAATTCCCAGTGATCtgtgcaaaaataataatttgtgcagtttattttttctaatcacccatttaaatcctgtaattttctttttacaaaaagaggggaaaatcGGTATCTGAGGCAAGCAATATTTTTCACGTAAAACTTAAAATTTCACAAGCTGGTGtatggggttttgtttttatttttgggcTCTGTGTCTGAACAATGTGTGGGGGTATTCATTTcgggggtggggggttggaagagatttgattttaatttttcccctctccaggGCTGTCATTTTAGTCCAATCTGAAATTGAGGAATAATGTGTTCAGCGGAATAAACCTGTCTTTTTTTACAaaaccttggggaaaaaaaaaatccagtaaataataactgctttgttttggtaGTGCTGTCAATATTTGAAACCTACAGATGAAGGTCACTTCCCTTGGTTGTCTTTACGAAGTGAGGGCAACTACTGGTTTGTCCTGAGAGGCCAGAGGTTAGGTCAGAGAGCTCAGTCAGTGTGAGGAATGGCCCACAAGCGTGTGTGGGCAGACTCACTCTGGGAAATGATAAGATGAAACCTGAATAGTAAAGAATACAGTCTTCACAGTCTTGGCTGTTCTGGAAATATCAGTGTGTTGAAGATGGAAATTTTTGAGAGTCTGTATGCAGCGTTTTTGGAAGTTCCAATATGAATTCCACTTAATGATTGGTGTTTCCATTGTAGTTGCATATGGAAATATACTGTGCTGTAACTTGTCATTTTATCTCAGAAATCCCAAGAATTAAGCAATCAGAGGAGGCTGATTCTTGTTACTATGGTAAAGTTCGTTTAAAAGGGAAGTATTTTAATGAAGCTCATGCATCTTGCTGGGTAGGTGGCTCTTTGAAAGCCTGCTACACCAGTAGAATCCTTGGACAAGCTTTCAGGTGAAGAGAGGTTTGTACTACAACTTGGTGACAGAAATATTCCTATCATCAtgaatttcctgtgttcaggCACATGTGCATGGATTTCAGAGGCAAGCAGtcagatgagaaaaataaatggaaggcaGTTTATGTCAGTTTTCCTCACTACCACAAACTCCAtctttttgttctctgcagGGGACCATTATCTCCAAGTCTCTTCACATTTAAGACTAGCGGTAAGCACTGTCGATTTTATTACATAATCCTTGCATATAAATTGCTCCTTTCATATAAAGTCTTTCCAGTTTATTTCTTAGTTTTTGTTATGGTTAGTTTAATATTTTGGCTGTCTTCCTCAGTAGCGCAGACATTCTAAAACCTGCTTTCTCAGTCCCACATGGTGATTGTCCTGACGGTCTATActtatttgtcttttaaaacCTTTTCCTATTCAAAATCTTCCTTTAGTAAGCTCTGCTTATCTGCAGAAAGAgattatttcatgttttgttcCTTCAGTATAAGCTGCTTAAAGCAGAGTTTGGCACTTTTTAGTTGCTCTTTATTTATAACAACTGGGCACTATAGGATTTTGTTCCGTGTTTAGTCCTTGCAGCTTTCTTGTTGCCTCCTAAGAAACTTAGCATAGGTTTCAAAATGATTACTCAGTTTTCTCCCttgctttttaacttttttttttcctttcccctaaATTCTTGCAACTGAATGCTGTGTGATAAATTATTCTTCTCCTGTGCTCTAGAAAGACGTCTCttgtgctttgctctgtgtgtaTGCTGTCTTTCACCTTGGCTGCCATTCGTTTGTTCCTGTAAACATGTTCCATGTTGATGATTGGTATAGCAGGCGTTGCCccatttttaaagcttattGCTTCGTATGTTTTTACTTTCTGCCAATTGCCTCCTTTCCAAACAGAATAGCTGCAGTTTTCAAATGGAAGTCACTTAATGTGCCATCTTTGAATGAGTGGTGGAAATACCATGACGACAATGGGCTTGCCTTAGTCTCTTAGCTCTTTTAGTagcaatacagaaaatacagcGAAAGCACTGGGACCCTGTTTagtcaagaaaaaagaaggggagTCATACATACATTCCCAAAAGTAAACAAACGCTTTTCCTAATATATTAATAAAAGTGATCCAAATGGGGGAGATAAAAGCAGGAATCTGGTGGGCACAAGTGTTTGAAGATGGAAATTTATATAATGAAGCAAAAATTGGAACATGTAATCCACATCCAATGATCTCTCTCTTAGACCTTTACAAAAGCTGGGAGAAGGAACACCTGTCTAGTGACCTTATGGTTGAAGGATATCAAACACAGTGACCAGGGCAgcatttgttggttttttgtctttcaaaatgTGATCTGACAGGTTGTATGAAAGTAATTCAGTGGGCTGGGAATGTGAAGAGATGGAACAAAATGGCTTTACCACATGGGGCACCTGGCTTTACCACAAAGCAGGTTGTGCAGGTTAACATCCTTTTTTGATCACTAATTTTTCAATGTGAGGAGTGCTGATCTGGACAAAAATGTGGAATTTTGGAGAAGCATTTAACAACTTACTGAACAAGCAAGAGGCTGATGTAGATTAAAATACGTGTGTGTGAATGGCCTTGGAAttggctgaaggaaaaaagagggtTTCTTAATGTGCTGTAATGACATTTAATCTGATTATGGTAGTATTACTAGTGTGGGTCTTTCACAGTAGTTGATGTCATGACTTGGTACAAAATTGTGTTGTGTATATACTAGAGATGTGGTCAGTGCAGAGGAAAATGGGAACCACTGTATATGAAGACCTGGCTGCCTTGGTGATTTGAGTAACAGAAGTGAAGAACCACAGAGCACGTACAGTGTCAGTACATAGACTGCGGTATTTCTGCTTCACATTGACAGCTTCTTAGGTTGCAATGACAGATGAAGGAAAGAATTTGAGTTTAAATAAGTGCCGATGTGATCTTGTGCTGTAGCAGGTGATGTACATCCAGCAGAGGCAACAAATGAGCAAATGGATATCAGTTAGccacaaagattttttttattttaatattatttttttaagccatAAGAATATGATGTGGGAAGGAACTTTTAGTTGGAGTGGTAACAGAACATACAGTTAACTTCAAGGATGTGTTTGGACTCGGGGGCAGGATTGTCACATTGCTTCCTACATTCTTTGGTGTTTTATTCGAATTAATGTTGTGATACTGAGGAAGGCCTGAAAACCAAAAGTTACATAGGCTCCAAAAGCAGTGAGTGACGAAGTAATCTCTTTCCTGGTTCTGCACCAACCACGTGATAAACTCTTAAACTGTGACAGTTCCCCCAGAGCTGCTCTTGTGCTCTGTGTGGGAGGTGATTGAGAGAATATCCACATTATTCTTGTGCAAGTGTAAAACTTTTAATACTAAAGATGAGAAGTCTGGTTCCAGCATGACTGAAAGAACGTAGAAGACGTGCTTTTTCTAGTAGCACTGTTATGGAATAAATGTAGATGACAGTGTAATACTTGCATGGCAAGTAAAATCATTGTGTGCCTTGGATTTTTATTTGAAGTCCTCACCTTTTCCTTTGCTCAGGCTGCTATGGGACACTGGGAATGGAATCCGGGGTAATCTCTGATTCCCAGATTACGGCGTCATCTATTCTTGAGTGGCCGGACCAAACAGGACGAGTGAACACCTGGAAACCTGAAAATGCCAGACTGAAAAGGCATGGGCCTCCTTGGGCTGCTTTGGACAGTGATGAACGTCAGTGGCTGCAGATAGAtttgaataaagaaaagagaattacaGGTAAGTTAATTGGATTTGGCTTTTAAGCAGCCTTCAGAAAGTTTGGTCACTAAAATCTTTTCTCCCGGTCTTTAGTCTCAGGTAAAACCTGAATGTCATTTAATTACCATTACAACAAGTTTGTATTGTCATTTAGTTACCATTACAACAAGCAAATGCACCGAAGAGCCTAAAGATGAACAGGTGGAGTTTCATAGTAGAAAACACCTCCTTGAGCAGAATTTGTTCAAGTGTTTCCTGTGTTTACGTCAGATCCTTGATACTTGCCTGTTCCTGCTGATTGTTTTATTGAGAGTCAAGTCCATATCCAGGCAGCTCAGTCTGCTGCTACCTCCGATACGGGTGTATGAGGTTTCCAGGTTTCCCCTACTGCCCTCCACAGCCGTAGGAAatccagcagcagaggtgggagCAGTTGCCATGCTCTACAGTAAGCAGCTGGCAGCCTCCCCTTCAACCTCCCTGCACACAGTGGTGCTTGGACTGCAATTCAGGGTTGCTTGTTCACAGGTAATCGCTGTTGTTCGAGGGCATGTTTGCAATCTGACTTAAGTCAAAAATAAAGTGCCTTTTAGAATCCTGGGCTTTAAGACTTCCACGTGACATCCCCTTTGATCAGCTTGGGTTTGTCTTACTCTCAAGTGCACGAGTTGGTCTCTGTGAACGCAGCTGCATACCCTGCTATGCTGTCCGCACCTGGGCTTCCTGTCATTAAACATCTCAGATTGACCTCAGTACTGCCTCCCTGGAGACTGTTTGGATTTTACATTGGTCCTCTCACTCCTGTGCTAATAACCTTCTGCAAAACAGCTCTCCTGGGGGAGTctcctcacagcactgcagtgactgCTTGAGGAAGCTGCAGTTCTTTCAGTGGTGCTTTTAGCCTGGCAATACAGAAGCAAGGAAGAGAGATGATAACCTCAGCACCTACAGGCAGAAGCGGGCCTGGACAGGCCATTTGTATCAAGAAATGAGGGAGAAGTGTAGATTAAGATATAAAACAGTAAGTAAAATTGTGATGAAATTGTAGTCACTATAGGAGTTTCAGACCCTGACACCTTGGATAAACGTTTTGTAAGTGTAACTGGACCAGTGGAAATTCTAATTATGAAACTCTGGATAAAAAAACTGATCTACATTTATTTACAAATTGGTAGCAATTTTTGTCTAAGTGGACACCTTCATTTTCACAGGTATTATAACTACTGGATCAACCTTAGCAGAGTACTACTATTATGTCTCAGCCTACAGAGTTTTATACAGTGATGATGCGCAAAAGTGGACGGTATACAGAGAACCTGGCATTGATAAAGATAAGGTAAAAATACCATCTGCTTTCTGGGAATATTCAGTGGAGATAGTGCAATGGTCCCTATGACCAGTTTGACcagttggttttttgttgtattttttaatttaacttttcGGTGTGGCATTGAATCATAAACAGTGTCTCTGCAGAAAGAAATCGGGAAAGGATTGAAGAGGAGTTCTGAAATTCAGAGATGATTTTAATGATGGTTTGGGAGTGATAATATTCTGGACAAGAAACTTGTATTGCCAGCAGTAGGCACTTGCTCCTGGCAGATGGCAGCATCTCCCGGTGACCTGGGCTGTTTTTAATAGTTGCCCAAATAGCTGCTTTCTCTGAGTCTGAGCTTCAGACTCTGTCTGAAGAACCAGAAGGGATTTTTTCAAGTGCTAAACTAAATGATTCTGTCTgtcttgctttgtttccagCCCTCTTGATGCTGAAGTCAAAGGTGGAAGTATCTTGTTAAGTCATCCTGTAAAGTATCTTGTTTGGATCTTGTTTTATCCAGTGTTTCCAAACCCTGAACACAATCATAGTGGGAAACTTTCTTGAACTGATGCGATTTCACTGTAGAGACTGGTCCATCTCCTTGATGAACACATGAACTGCCAGATTTCTAGTACGAAGGGCTCAATAAATAACCGAACTTGAAAAATCCAGcatcttttgctgttgtttgagTGCCCTTCTCTGGCTGTAAAATACAATCTCAGCTAGCTGCTTAGATGTAGGCTACATGTTTGGCTCTTGCTAATTgagctgcttcttttccttgcaagttcttgaagcaaagcaaaacgtGGAGCTTGAAGTTACAGGCTAACAGAtcttttctgcacttttttGTATCTTTAGGTGCAGTGTGCAAGTAGTCAAACATACCCAAAGTGCCAGCTGTGAAAGAAAGTACTTAGACAACACAAAAAAGGGACTGATAGTGAGGCTTCAGAATATGACAGGCTTTCCCTTTGACTGGCATAATCTCATTTGATACAGCTTTACTTCTGGATGTATATGCACACAGTTTTCTCTGTCTCATTATTACAGAGCTGCATACCAGGCAAATTCAGGAGTTGCAGttccctgttgttttttcttttaaatgcctGAAAATCCTGTTCAGGAGACTAGAAAGTTTTCCAAGACGCCAAGACTTTTTGTGGTCCTCTATGAAAGGAGCTTCTAGAGGTGCATTAGTGCTCAAGAGAAGTCCTTCTAACAGCTTTCTatacaaaataaagaagaaaggaaatgcttgtgagggtggtgagacactggaacagattgctcagagaagttgtggatgtcccttccctgcaggcattcaaggcccggctggatgaggctctgagcaacctggtctataGGGAGGTGcacctgcctacagcagggggttggaactacatgatcttaaaggtcccttccaacccaacccattctatgattctctgattatGGCTGACACTAATGATTCTTGTTGCCTTCGTTCTTACATGCTCAACCTCCAAAACCGGAGGTGAGACTATCAGCGTTGAGAGACTCACAGACAAAGAGGTGCTGATTTCTCTCATCTCCGGTGTACCTTTGTTGCTAGGGTACCAAACTTAGCATGGGCCTTCACTTAGCAATGGGTACTGGCATACCACCAGGAAaacctttttctgttcttaacTAAATTGATGCATTTGTTTGATGAGTTGGTGCTTTCAAACATGAAGACAATCACTAAGTAAGGACAAACCAAAACTCAAGTTTAAGTAGCAATAATAATGGGGGTGGTGTGTCTCTTGAGAGTGGGGATAGGCACGTTATGGAGGTCAGGGAACTAAGACACAATTCTCTTAAAGGCTGCTGTGGGATTTTCTTGGTTTTGGCTTTTGAACGGCCAGTATCCTGgaataatgcttttctttcagaccTGTTGGACATTGCAGCCATTTATCCTGCAGTGTCTTTTCGTAAATGGAGTATGAAACACCAAAGCACCTTGGTGCTTCTGTACAGTTTGGATTGTGTTCACCTACAGCGTGAGTGAGCAGAAAAATCCTACATCTccatagcatttatttttcaggtttgtGCTAGTAAATGCCATAACTAACTTCTGAATTACATCCGAAGCAACGTGAAGCATCACTGTGAGCGCTTTGAAAATGCACATTGCTCTGTTACTGTCCCCTCTCTTGTGATGTGTAGCAGATTTGCTGAGTTCTTTATGTGTGAGAACTGCAAGTGAAGGATCAGCTTTAGCTCATTCTTTAGGcaatttctgctctcttctATTATTGAAGAGGTTTTGACCCAGAGATTTCGAGTTCTTAATGTAAATTGTCTTCTTTTGCTTGCAGCCAAGTCACTGCAGACAGCAACCACTAGAGGACGGTGTGATTACATACTAGACTTTAATTCTTCCTAATAGATGCCATATCCATTCACAGGACAGACCGTTCTTTAATGATTACGCAGTGTGAAGACTCAAATAATACTTACTTTCACACTATCACAACTGCTTGCTGTATTTGAAGAGCAAGTGCAAAACACCTAGAAAGAACTGagctaaaatcatttttattgcCATACAAACGCAGTGTTTGTGTAGCAAACACTACTGGGTCACATCAGTACACTGTTGCACAGTACCTCTGCTTAGAGGAAGGCAGAGGGTACCAACTGTCAGTCCCATACTGCATGCAGAAACAAAGCCAGTATTGCCATTggtctgcacacacacacacaccagccTTTTCTTCAGCAGGGTGAGTGGGGATggtcaggcagcagcactgttctGGGTATGAAACGTTCTCAGCATTCCCCACTGCTCATCTTTGCTGTGTGAAATATCAAAATTGGTTTCAATTACTCAGTTACTATTACATTCGGCTAACACAGTatatgtctttttcttcttttcttatttcttccctAGGTATTTCAAGGGAACACTGAGTTGTACCAGGAGGTTCGCAATAATTTCATCCCACCCATTATTGCACGATTTGTTAGGATTAACCCCTTAAAATGGCACCAGAAAATTGCAATGAAAGTAGAATTGCTAGGATGTCAGTTCAGTATAGGTAAGGCAACTGAAAACTTTCCCATTCTGTGTGTAAACAGAGTAATTGAAAAAGTGTTTCAAGAGACAGCAGTCACTCGCTTTCCACCTTACTGATtcatagctttttttccttcattataTAAAACGAACAGAAGTTTTATAACAAACTTCTCCAGCTCTTCACTTAACAAGGAAGCACGTAAAGCCAGCGCTTCAAAAATAACCAACCTCATTTATAAATACTTCTCTCTTAAAGTCCGTGCTCCTAAAATCTCCATGCTGCCTCCACCACCACCGCCTCAGGACAACACCAACAAGGTTGATGACATCGGTGAGGACTTCATCCACTCGGTGAAGACTTCGTTGCAGACAGATAAAACAACTTTCACACCTGAGATAAAAAACACCACAGTGACTCCAAGCGTAACCAAAGGTATCCGAACTTAAGCAGTAGAAATTTGGGAACTGCTTACAGTACTTGGCAGTATATTAAGTGTGCTTTCTGAGTTTAGTTTTGCTTGTCAGTTTTTATATGCTATAACAAAACATGAGTCTTTTTAATGCTTGCCAATACATTAAAGATTCCTATGTTGAAAATGCTCAGTGGCATACAGCATGTGGCAACAAAACCAGTATTCTAAGGGATGTAAAGATGTTTAAATGAGTTCAACTTTTAATTACTTAATGAGCTTTTCTCAAAAGGAGAAGTTGTAACTTGGACTTCTCTTCAGAATTAGTTAGAAGTAACCTCTTTATCATTTAATCTGATAATTTCTTAGTATAAGACACTTAGATATAGATAAGCTTCTGTTAATCAGTCCCATTGACATGAAATTTGAAACACACCTGGTGTCGTTGTGTTGTTTATTCAAAAAGATGTCAGAAAGAGAGCAAGATCACTGCAAATGTGGGCATTGGTGAAGTGTCCTTTGGGTAGCAGCGGGCAGAACATGCCCTCATGGCACACATAAACCCAGCATGGACGAGCTGTGATTGTTAGGATATTGTGGTATTTACTTCTTGTAAGAGATTCAGACTTCAGTGGTTGCATGCTCCTGGGCTCTCGATATTCCGTGTTCATGATAGAATACCATTTTTCTATGAGAACAACGTATTTGTAGTGAAACAAAGCTATTTATTCTGTTggaaaagctttcagaagtACTGGCTGTGCGTACACATAGAAGAGAGAAGACAGTAATTGCTGTTTAAGCTGTGTGAGCATCCAACAGGCTAGCTTAGCAGGGGAACCAGTGTGATAGGTGCTCTACCTGAAAACTACATGCTTTACCCAAGTAATTTGCAAAATAAGACCTGATTTCTGAGAAGCACTTCTGTCTGACACCGCTTAATTTAATGGCTTTCAGATGTGGCATTGGCAGCAGTTCTGGTTCCAGTGCTGGTGATGGTCTTCACTACTCTGATTCTTATCTTAGTTTGTGCGTGGCATTGGAGAAACCGGTAAATGAACGGATTAATAACAGTACTTGGGTAGAATGCTGGTCTGGTGTGTGGGAATGAAGCACTGTGCATGTGTTGCTATGGGAACTACACGATCCACACTTCTGGAAGGgctttttctcagtattttctctttatgaGAAAACGTTCATTTGAAGAGCAAGCCTAATGGAAGTGCTTTTTGTAAACAGTTTCCTTTCAAGTGCTTTTTCTGAAGACTGATTTTCCCAGTAGCAGCAGGCCGGGTTGCTGGGGCTTGGGCTGTAAGCTTGAGAAGCAGTTAGAGCCGAGGTGACGGTTGCTGAGCACGGACGCACTTCTGGTAGGCAGACTGGCTGAAATACTCTCTGTCCTTttcacacagcaagaaaaaaacgGAGGGCACGTATGACCTACCTTACTGGGATCGTGCAGGTAACACCGTGAGCTTATGAAATCCTTTACTTGACGTTCTCAGTGTAATGTTTTCAAACTGTTGTAACATTTTCCACCAGCAGAAAGTGGGAGCACAGAACTTGTTTGCTTATGAGACTTGGcttttttgttctctgcattttcttgggaaatggaaaatatcTCCAGTTCCAGCTTACAGCGGCAGTCTTTTTTAAGTGAAACAACTTTAGA of the Gallus gallus isolate bGalGal1 chromosome 1, bGalGal1.mat.broiler.GRCg7b, whole genome shotgun sequence genome contains:
- the DCBLD2 gene encoding discoidin, CUB and LCCL domain-containing protein 2 isoform X2; this encodes MDGLITSRSNEVTVQFMSGVHTSGRGFLAAYSTTDKSDLITCLDNASHFSEPEFNKYCPAGCVIPFADISGTIPHGYRDSSSLCMAGVHAGVVSNTLGGQINVVISKGIPYYEGSLANNVTSKVGPLSPSLFTFKTSGCYGTLGMESGVISDSQITASSILEWPDQTGRVNTWKPENARLKRHGPPWAALDSDERQWLQIDLNKEKRITGIITTGSTLAEYYYYVSAYRVLYSDDAQKWTVYREPGIDKDKVFQGNTELYQEVRNNFIPPIIARFVRINPLKWHQKIAMKVELLGCQFSIVRAPKISMLPPPPPPQDNTNKVDDIGEDFIHSVKTSLQTDKTTFTPEIKNTTVTPSVTKDVALAAVLVPVLVMVFTTLILILVCAWHWRNRKKKTEGTYDLPYWDRAGWWKGMKQFLPTKSAEHEETPVRYSSSEIGRLRPREVPTMLQTESAEYAQPLVGGIVGTLHQRSTFKPEEGKEASYADLDPYNSPIQEVYHAYAEPLPITGPEYATPIVMDMSSHPSTPLGVPSISTFKAAGNQAPSLVGTYNKLLSRTDSASSAQALYDTPKGQLGPGTADELVYQVPQSTAHSISSKDEPS